In a genomic window of Salmo trutta chromosome 32, fSalTru1.1, whole genome shotgun sequence:
- the mrps34 gene encoding small ribosomal subunit protein mS34: MVKKKRIRLIAEMARKIRVYRELKNRPRESEKYALDYDTMTRPHTRKTLPVLAWQDVRRESRLFSLLSGLRMFGVGHLFTRKSWLTEHPEAPSYWQVTKVKVDYTAENMDHGRAWGVLTYKGKQESEAKEIDKVMYHDWRLVPKHEEEQFKLHNPVPEPPIRYVSYPPLLRAMLLAQRQKDELGSAAEEPTLPLKRDVLLSKEYFRSQEKKRERQEGTAV; the protein is encoded by the exons ATGGTGAAGAAGAAGCGCATCCGCCTGATCGCTGAGATGGCCCGGAAGATCCGTGTGTACCGGGAGCTTAAGAATCGGCCACGGGAGTCTGAGAAGTATGCACTGGACTACGACACCATGACGCGACCGCACACCAGGAAGACCCTGCCCGTGCTTGCCTGGCAG GACGTGAGGAGAGAGAGCCGTCTCTTCTCCCTGCTGTCTGGCCTCAGGATGTTCGGGGTGGGCCACCTGTTCACACGCAAGTCCTGGCTGACAGAGCACCCTGAAGCACCTAGCTACTGGCAGGTCACCAAGGTCAAGGTGGACTATACTGCAGAA AACATGGACCACGGCAGAGCATGGGGAGTCCTGACCTATAAAG GCAAGCAGGAGAGTGAAGCGAAGGAGATAGACAAGGTGATGTACCATGACTGGCGTCTGGTGCCCAAACATGAGGAGGAGCAGTTCAAACTCCACAACCCTGTTCCCGAGCCCCCCATACGCTATGTGTCATACCCGCCCCTGCTCCGTGCCATGCTCCTCGCCCAGCGGCAGAAAGATGAGCTAGGGTCGGCGGCTGAGGAGCCAACCTTACCCCTAAAGAGGGATGTCCTACTCAGCAAAGAGTACTTCAGAAGtcaggagaaaaagagggagaggcaggagggAACAGCAGTGTGA